Part of the Anopheles coluzzii chromosome 3, AcolN3, whole genome shotgun sequence genome is shown below.
TTTAGGATGACCTTTTTGAATGTTGTATCTTTTTGTTGCCAGCTTAAGGTGCTTTTGCAATTTGAAGTTGAGTAAAACACCGGAACAGTTTGTAGTCATCGTTGAGTCAGCTACATGCTTATTATATCCATCGTATCGTGTAGTGCAGCGGTACGCAGCATTACTTAAAATTTGTTACCACTTTCGTGGAAGGATCGGAGTGAACGAAGAAAGTTTTACAGTATGGCAAAATAGCTTACATCTTTCTTCAGCTTTACAGCtttcttttagtttgtttgcttAGCATTTGTTTCATACTAAACGAAGACAGCCCAATGCCAAGTGCCGCGAGCAAAGCGGCTGATCTGGTGGTATACCGATCCGTAGACTTGCTCGCCACTTCGTTGACCTGCAAACGAAATAAACAGAGAAGGAAAATTTAAACAAGAATACTACGTTTATTTGTCGTATGCAATTGTTCTGGTGTCGCACCAATGCGCGA
Proteins encoded:
- the LOC120959794 gene encoding uncharacterized protein LOC120959794, which gives rise to MKSTQVMRYAVRLNCAQVNEVASKSTDRYTTRSAALLAALGIGLSSFSMKQMLSKQTKRKL